A genomic window from Halogeometricum borinquense DSM 11551 includes:
- a CDS encoding NAD(P)/FAD-dependent oxidoreductase, with protein sequence MTDRHEAVVVGGGIVGSSVAYHLAREGVETLLVDRTDDGRATDAGAGILSPGTTSRDNEPWVKFAVEAVAYYDELVPVLEREQDGPHGYAKRGVLSVAMDDEEANVCDETLERVRKRQERFGTPEPGTVEELDADEAQAKFPPLAETERAFFSADAARVNGRTFEGALRRAGRTHGLSEREASVETLLVDDGGVEGVELAGGDQIEAESVIIAGGAWSQSFGSQLGVEIPVEPQRGQIVHLDVDADTDGWPIVSPFRGHYMVPWDDGRVAAGATRETGSGYAPHTTIEGLTEVFEQVLRVAPGLADATLRTARVGLRPLSPDGLPVLGSVPDVSDVYLCTGHGPTGLQLGPYSGKLVADAVRGEIPETDLEPFAVSRF encoded by the coding sequence ATGACAGACCGACACGAAGCAGTCGTGGTCGGCGGCGGCATCGTCGGGTCGTCCGTCGCCTACCACCTCGCGCGTGAGGGCGTCGAAACGCTTCTCGTGGACCGCACCGACGACGGCCGCGCCACTGACGCCGGTGCTGGAATCCTCTCGCCCGGTACGACGAGCAGGGACAACGAGCCGTGGGTCAAGTTCGCCGTCGAAGCAGTGGCCTACTACGACGAGTTGGTTCCTGTTCTCGAACGCGAACAGGACGGCCCGCACGGCTACGCAAAGCGCGGCGTTTTGAGCGTCGCTATGGACGACGAGGAGGCCAACGTGTGCGACGAAACGCTCGAACGCGTCCGCAAGCGACAGGAGCGCTTCGGCACGCCCGAACCGGGAACCGTTGAAGAACTCGACGCTGACGAAGCGCAGGCGAAGTTCCCGCCGCTCGCAGAGACGGAGCGCGCGTTCTTCTCAGCGGACGCCGCTCGCGTCAATGGACGGACGTTCGAGGGAGCGCTCCGCCGCGCCGGGCGGACTCACGGTCTGTCCGAACGCGAGGCGAGCGTCGAGACGCTTCTCGTCGATGATGGCGGCGTGGAGGGCGTCGAACTCGCGGGTGGCGACCAAATCGAGGCTGAGAGCGTCATCATCGCGGGCGGTGCGTGGTCGCAGTCGTTCGGATCGCAACTGGGTGTCGAGATACCCGTCGAACCGCAACGCGGGCAAATCGTCCACCTCGACGTGGACGCCGACACCGACGGCTGGCCCATCGTTAGCCCATTCCGTGGCCACTACATGGTTCCGTGGGACGACGGCCGCGTCGCCGCTGGTGCGACCCGCGAAACTGGTTCGGGATACGCTCCACACACGACCATCGAGGGCCTGACCGAGGTGTTCGAGCAGGTGCTTCGCGTTGCGCCCGGACTCGCAGACGCAACGCTCCGAACCGCGCGTGTCGGCCTCCGCCCATTGAGTCCCGACGGCCTGCCAGTTTTGGGTTCGGTTCCGGACGTATCGGATGTCTACCTCTGTACGGGGCACGGACCGACGGGACTGCAGTTGGGACCGTACAGCGGGAAGTTGGTCGCGGATGCCGTCCGCGGTGAAATACCCGAAACTGATCTCGAACCGTTCGCCGTCTCCCGGTTCTAA
- a CDS encoding IMPACT family protein, translating to MTDAYRTVAGPAEASFEVRGSEFIGYVDRANTVEKAEAFIDRIEERHPDATHNVPAYRVPAGGDSGGANTMLREYSSDDGEPSGSSGKPALNVLVQQEIRNVVAVVTRYYGGTNLGVGGLARAYSRGVKEAVEAAGTVEEVPHETFSVTVAYDDSGSVRGLLESADVSFDAAYEADVSFDVRVPVEEGAELRDRLRSATSGRADIE from the coding sequence ATGACCGACGCCTACCGCACCGTCGCCGGTCCCGCCGAGGCCAGTTTCGAGGTTCGCGGGTCGGAGTTCATCGGCTACGTTGACCGCGCAAACACAGTCGAAAAAGCGGAGGCGTTCATCGACCGAATCGAGGAGCGACATCCGGATGCGACGCACAACGTGCCCGCCTATCGGGTTCCGGCGGGCGGAGACTCGGGAGGAGCGAACACGATGCTCCGCGAGTACTCCTCTGACGACGGTGAACCGTCCGGGTCCTCCGGCAAACCAGCCCTGAACGTCCTCGTCCAGCAAGAGATTCGAAACGTCGTCGCCGTCGTCACGCGCTACTACGGCGGCACGAACCTCGGCGTCGGCGGACTCGCTCGCGCGTACTCCCGCGGCGTGAAGGAGGCCGTCGAGGCCGCCGGGACCGTCGAGGAGGTCCCACACGAGACGTTCTCTGTCACCGTCGCCTACGACGACTCCGGTTCCGTCCGAGGTCTGTTGGAGAGCGCCGACGTGTCGTTCGACGCCGCCTACGAGGCGGACGTGTCGTTCGACGTGCGCGTCCCAGTCGAGGAAGGTGCGGAACTCCGCGACCGACTCAGAAGCGCGACCAGCGGCCGGGCGGATATCGAGTAG